The following coding sequences lie in one Arabidopsis thaliana chromosome 3, partial sequence genomic window:
- a CDS encoding Plant invertase/pectin methylesterase inhibitor superfamily (Plant invertase/pectin methylesterase inhibitor superfamily; FUNCTIONS IN: enzyme inhibitor activity, pectinesterase activity; INVOLVED IN: cell wall modification; LOCATED IN: endomembrane system, cell wall, plant-type cell wall; EXPRESSED IN: 11 plant structures; EXPRESSED DURING: L mature pollen stage, M germinated pollen stage, 4 anthesis, C globular stage, petal differentiation and expansion stage; CONTAINS InterPro DOMAIN/s: Pectinesterase, active site (InterPro:IPR018040), Pectin lyase fold/virulence factor (InterPro:IPR011050), Pectinesterase, catalytic (InterPro:IPR000070), Pectinesterase inhibitor (InterPro:IPR006501), Pectin lyase fold (InterPro:IPR012334); BEST Arabidopsis thaliana protein match is: Plant invertase/pectin methylesterase inhibitor superfamily (TAIR:AT5G49180.1); Has 2944 Blast hits to 2876 proteins in 345 species: Archae - 8; Bacteria - 639; Metazoa - 1; Fungi - 198; Plants - 2026; Viruses - 0; Other Eukaryotes - 72 (source: NCBI BLink).) — protein sequence MGSDGDKKKKFIVAGSVSGFLVIMVVSVAVVTSKHSPKDDENHIRKTTKAVQAVCAPTDFKDTCVNSLMGASPDSDDPVDLIKLGFKVTIKSINESLEKASGDIKAKADKNPEAKGAFELCEKLMIDAIDDLKKCMDHGFSVDQIEVFVEDLRVWLSGSIAFQQTCMDSFGEIKSNLMQDMLKIFKTSRELSSNSLAMVTRISTLIPNSNLTGLTGALAKYARKLLSTEDSIPTWVGPEARRLMAAQGGGPGPVKANAVVAQDGTGQFKTITDALNAVPKGNKVPFIIHIKEGIYKEKVTVTKKMPHVTFIGDGPNKTLITGSLNFGIGKVKTFLTATITIEGDHFTAKNIGIENTAGPEGGQAVALRVSADYAVFHSCQIDGHQDTLYVHSHRQFYRDCTVSGTVDFIFGDAKCILQNCKIVVRKPNKGQTCMVTAQGRSNVRESTGLVLHGCHITGDPAYIPMKSVNKAYLGRPWKEFSRTIIMKTTIDDVIDPAGWLPWSGDFALKTLYYAEHMNTGPGSNQAQRVKWPGIKKLTPQDALLYTGDRFLRGDTWIPQTQVPYTAKV from the exons atgGGTTCTGATGgtgacaagaagaagaaattcatCGTCGCCGGTAGTGTCTCCGGTTTTCTAGTCATCATGGTTGTCTCTGTAGCCGTTGTAACGTCTAAACACTCTCCCAAAGACGATGAAAATCATATCAGAAAAACCACCAAAGCGGTTCAAGCAGTTTGTGCACCCACTGACTTCAAAGACACTTGTGTTAACAGCTTAATGGGTGCTTCTCCCGATTCCGATGACCCTGTCGACCTCATCAAACTCGGCTTCAAGGTCACTATCAAATCCATCAACGAAAGCCTGGAAAAGGCCTCTGGAGATATCAAAGCCAAGGCTGACAAGAACCCAGAAGCAAAGGGTGCTTTCGAGCTGTGTGAGAAGCTGATGATTGATGCTATCGATGACTTGAAGAAGTGTATGGATCATGGATTCTCGGTTGATCAGATCGAGGTCTTTGTTGAGGATCTACGGGTTTGGCTAAGTGGCTCCATCGCATTCCAGCAAACATGTATGGATTCCTTTGGGGAAATTAAGTCTAATCTTATGCAAGACATGCTCAagatcttcaaaacatcaagaGAGCTTAGTAGCAATAGCCTTGCCATGGTTACTAGAATCTCCACTCTTATCCCAAACTCCAACCTTACAG GACTAACCGGAGCTTTAGCAAAGTACGCGAGAAAGCTTCTGTCTACAGAAGATAGTATCCCAACTTGGGTTGGACCAGAGGCACGACGGCTCATGGCAGCTCAAGGAGGAGGACCTGGACCTGTGAAGGCTAATGCCGTGGTGGCTCAAGACGGAACTGGACAGTTCAAGACTATCACCGATGCTCTAAATGCTGTGCCTAAAGGCAACAAAGTGCCATTCATCATTCACATCAAAGAAGGTATCTACAAGGAGAAAGTTACGGTCACCAAGAAAATGCCTCACGTAACTTTCATCGGCGATGGGCCAAACAAGACTCTAATCACCGGTAGTCTCAATTTCGGTATCGGCAAGGTCAAGACCTTCCTAACAGCCACAATCA CAATCGAAGGCGACCACTTCACAGCGAAGAACATCGGAATCGAGAACACAGCTGGACCAGAAGGAGGACAAGCGGTGGCGTTAAGAGTCTCGGCTGATTACGCCGTATTCCACAGCTGTCAAATCGACGGGCACCAAGACACGTTATACGTTCACTCTCACCGGCAATTCTACCGTGACTGCACAGTCTCGGGCACCGTCGATTTCATCTTCGGAGACGCGAAATGCATCCTCCAGAACTGTAAAATCGTCGTCCGAAAACCTAACAAAGGTCAAACGTGTATGGTTACAGCTCAGGGACGAAGTAACGTCCGTGAATCGACAGGATTGGTGCTCCATGGCTGCCATATAACGGGAGATCCAGCGTATATTCCGATGAAATCTGTGAATAAAGCTTACTTAGGAAGACCGTGGAAGGAGTTCTCGAGGACAATCATTATGAAAACGACGATCGATGACGTCATCGATCCGGCGGGATGGCTTCCCTGGAGTGGAGATTTTGCGCTCAAGACGCTATACTACGCCGAGCATATGAATACTGGGCCTGGATCGAATCAGGCCCAAAGAGTTAAATGGCCCggaattaagaaactaacGCCCCAAGATGCTCTTTTATACACTGGCGACAGATTCTTACGTGGCGATACGTGGATCCCACAAACACAAGTTCCGTATACAGCTAAAGTGTAG
- a CDS encoding uncharacterized protein (unknown protein; BEST Arabidopsis thaliana protein match is: unknown protein (TAIR:AT5G49170.1); Has 33 Blast hits to 33 proteins in 9 species: Archae - 0; Bacteria - 0; Metazoa - 0; Fungi - 0; Plants - 33; Viruses - 0; Other Eukaryotes - 0 (source: NCBI BLink).), whose product MSNISPIFSISNSQHFSDYGFDPQLHYFQVMEEARKHKRETSSKSYTNGLQFKIQKPISKDNPTRSTMHNDKKKKRCWWKKALPFFKWRKWPISTVGVNEDRRVRNFRSVTGSMSMSGPIYATESLISGSNTPYRTTTSKPSSGPIAGTLTPARKGDVAIPYLSLRELNMEQPQRISISSSPIYLVT is encoded by the exons ATGTCAAACATTTCCCCaatcttctccatctccaacTCTCAACATTTCAGCGACTATGGCTTCGATCCCCAACTCCACTACTTTCAG GTTATGGAAGAAGCGAGGAAGCATAAGAGAGAAACGTCATCAAAATCATACACGAACGGTCTTCAATTCAAGATCCAGAAACCCATTTCAAAAGACAACCCGACCCGGTCCACAATGCACAacgacaagaagaagaaacggtGTTGGTGGAAGAAAGCTCTCCCTTTTTTCAAATGGCGGAAATGGCCAATCTCCACCGTCGGCGTGAACGAAGATCGTAGGGTCAGGAACTTTCGCTCCGTAACCGGGTCCATGTCAATGTCGGGTCCGATTTACGCAACGGAGAGTCTAATAAGTGGGTCGAACACACCGTATCGTACAACAACGAGTAAACCTTCGTCGGGACCTATAGCGGGAACATTGACGCCGGCGAGGAAAGGTGACGTGGCGATTCCTTATCTGAGCTTACGAGAGCTTAACATGGAGCAGCCACAGAGGATTTCTATCTCTTCTTCCCCAATTTACTTGGTCACGTAA
- the BCE2 gene encoding 2-oxoacid dehydrogenases acyltransferase family protein (BCE2; FUNCTIONS IN: acetyltransferase activity, dihydrolipoamide branched chain acyltransferase activity, alpha-ketoacid dehydrogenase activity, zinc ion binding; INVOLVED IN: response to light stimulus, response to sucrose stimulus; LOCATED IN: mitochondrion; EXPRESSED IN: 24 plant structures; EXPRESSED DURING: 13 growth stages; CONTAINS InterPro DOMAIN/s: 2-oxo acid dehydrogenase, lipoyl-binding site (InterPro:IPR003016), E3 binding (InterPro:IPR004167), 2-oxoacid dehydrogenase acyltransferase, catalytic domain (InterPro:IPR001078), Single hybrid motif (InterPro:IPR011053), Biotin/lipoyl attachment (InterPro:IPR000089), Lipoamide Acyltransferase (InterPro:IPR015761); BEST Arabidopsis thaliana protein match is: Dihydrolipoamide acetyltransferase, long form protein (TAIR:AT1G54220.2); Has 20964 Blast hits to 19078 proteins in 2320 species: Archae - 110; Bacteria - 11780; Metazoa - 568; Fungi - 442; Plants - 349; Viruses - 0; Other Eukaryotes - 7715 (source: NCBI BLink).), with translation MIARRIWRSHRFLRPFSSSSVCSPPFRVPEYLSQSSSSPASRPFFVHPPTLMKWGGGSRSWFSNEAMATDSNSGLIDVPLAQTGEGIAECELLKWFVKEGDSVEEFQPLCEVQSDKATIEITSRFKGKVALISHSPGDIIKVGETLVRLAVEDSQDSLLTTDSSEIVTLGGSKQGTENLLGALSTPAVRNLAKDLGIDINVITGTGKDGRVLKEDVLRFSDQKGFVTDSVSSEHAVIGGDSVSTKASSNFEDKTVPLRGFSRAMVKTMTMATSVPHFHFVEEINCDSLVELKQFFKENNTDSTIKHTFLPTLIKSLSMALTKYPFVNSCFNAESLEIILKGSHNIGVAMATEHGLVVPNIKNVQSLSLLEITKELSRLQHLAANNKLNPEDVTGGTITLSNIGAIGGKFGSPLLNLPEVAIIALGRIEKVPKFSKEGTVYPASIMMVNIAADHRVLDGATVARFCCQWKEYVEKPELLMLQMR, from the exons ATGATCGCGCGACGGATCTGGCGAAGCCACCGGTTTCTCCGCCCATTCAGCTCGTCATCTGTTTGCTCTCCGCCGTTCCGGGTACCGGAGTATCTTTCTCAGTCGTCTTCCTCTCCGGCGTCGCGCCCATTCTTTGTTCACCCTCCCACT TTGATGAAATGGGGTGGAGGAAGTAGAAGCTGGTTTTCGAACGAAGCCATGGCCACTGATTCAAATTCAGGGTTAATTGATGTGCCACTAGCTCAAACTGGGGAAGGTATTGCTGAATGTGAGCTTCTCAAGTGGTTTGTCAAAGAG GGAGATTCTGTGGAAGAGTTTCAGCCACTCTGTGAAGTTCAGAGCGATAAAGCAACTATAGAGATCACAAGTCGTTTTAAAGGGAAAGTGGCTCTGATTTCACATTCTCCAGGTGACATTATTAAG GTTGGAGAGACTCTGGTTAGGTTGGCGGTTGAAGACTCGCAGGATTCGCTTCTAACCACTGATAGTTCAGAAATTGTAACTCTGGGAGGTTCAAAGCAGGGAACAGAAAATCTTCTTGGAGCTCTCTCAACGCCTGCGGTTCGTAACCTTGCAAAAGACCTTGGCATAGATATCAATGTTATAACTGGAACTGGTAAAGATGGTAGAGTTTTGAAAGAGGATGTTCTCCGGTTTAGTGACCAGAAAGGATTTGTAACAGATTCAGTTTCTTCTGAGCATGCTGTTATAGGAGGAGACTCGGTTTCCACTAAAGCTAGTAGTAACTTTGAAGATAAAACAGTTCCTCTAAG GGGATTCAGCCGAGCAATGGTCAAGACAATGACTATGGCTACAAGTGTACCgcattttcattttgttgaaGAGATAAACTGCGACTCACTTGTGGAGCTCAAGCAGTTCTTCAAAGAGAACAATACAGATTCCACCATCAAACACACTTTTCTTCCTACTTTAATCAAGTCTCTGTCAATGGCTCTAACCAAATATCCCTTCGTGAATAGTTGCTTCAACGCGGAATCTCTCGAGATCATTCTCAaag GTTCACATAATATTGGAGTTGCAATGGCCACTGAACATGGCCTTGTCGTTCCTAATATAAAGAATGTTCAGTCATTATCTCTGCTAGAGATAACCAAAGAGCTGTCCCGGTTACAACATTTGGCAGCAAACAACAAACTTAACCCCGAGGATGTGACTGGTGGAACCATAACTCTGAGTAACATTGGAGCAATTGGTGGTAAATTCGGATCCCCTCTTTTAAACTTACCGGAAGTTGCAATCATCGCTCTTGGAAGAATCGAGAAAGTTccaaaattctcaaaagaaGGAACTGTCTATCCTGCATCGATAATGATG GTTAACATTGCTGCGGATCATAGAGTTCTAGATGGGGCAACGGTAGCTCGGTTTTGCTGCCAGTGGAAAGAGTATGTCGAGAAACCGGAGCTGCTGATGCTTCAAATGAGATAA
- the MFP2 gene encoding multifunctional protein 2 (multifunctional protein 2 (MFP2); FUNCTIONS IN: enoyl-CoA hydratase activity, 3-hydroxyacyl-CoA dehydrogenase activity; INVOLVED IN: fatty acid beta-oxidation; LOCATED IN: nucleolus, cell wall, peroxisome; EXPRESSED IN: 24 plant structures; EXPRESSED DURING: 14 growth stages; CONTAINS InterPro DOMAIN/s: Enoyl-CoA hydratase/isomerase, conserved site (InterPro:IPR018376), 3-hydroxyacyl-CoA dehydrogenase, conserved site (InterPro:IPR006180), 6-phosphogluconate dehydrogenase, C-terminal-like (InterPro:IPR008927), Dehydrogenase, multihelical (InterPro:IPR013328), NAD(P)-binding domain (InterPro:IPR016040), 3-hydroxyacyl-CoA dehydrogenase, NAD binding (InterPro:IPR006176), Crotonase, core (InterPro:IPR001753), 3-hydroxyacyl-CoA dehydrogenase, C-terminal (InterPro:IPR006108); BEST Arabidopsis thaliana protein match is: Enoyl-CoA hydratase/isomerase family (TAIR:AT4G29010.1); Has 46309 Blast hits to 45272 proteins in 2450 species: Archae - 810; Bacteria - 29664; Metazoa - 2011; Fungi - 1039; Plants - 666; Viruses - 0; Other Eukaryotes - 12119 (source: NCBI BLink).) has product MDSRTKGKTVMEVGGDGVAVITLINPPVNSLSFDVLYNLKSNYEEALSRNDVKAIVITGAKGRFSGGFDISGFGEMQKGNVKEPKAGYISIDIITDLLEAARKPSVAAIDGLALGGGLELAMACHARISAPAAQLGLPELQLGVIPGFGGTQRLPRLVGLTKALEMILTSKPVKAEEGHSLGLIDAVVPPAELVTTARRWALDIVGRRKPWVSSVSKTDKLPPLGEAREILTFAKAQTLKRAPNMKHPLMCLDAIEVGIVSGPRAGLEKEAEVASQVVKLDTTKGLIHVFFSQRGTAKVPGVTDRGLVPRKIKKVAIIGGGLMGSGIATALILSNYPVILKEVNEKFLEAGIGRVKANLQSRVRKGSMSQEKFEKTMSLLKGSLDYESFRDVDMVIEAVIENISLKQQIFADLEKYCPQHCILASNTSTIDLNKIGERTKSQDRIVGAHFFSPAHIMPLLEIVRTNHTSAQVIVDLLDVGKKIKKTPVVVGNCTGFAVNRMFFPYTQAAMFLVECGADPYLIDRAISKFGMPMGPFRLCDLVGFGVAIATATQFIENFSERTYKSMIIPLMQEDKRAGEATRKGFYLYDDKRKAKPDPELKKYIEKARSISGVKLDPKLANLSEKDIIEMTFFPVVNEACRVFAEGIAVKAADLDIAGIMGMGFPPYRGGIMFWADSIGSKYIYSRLDEWSKAYGEFFKPCAFLAERGSKGVLLSAPVKQASSRL; this is encoded by the exons ATGGATTCACGAACCAAGGGGAAGACGGTGATGGAAGTTGGTGGCGATGGCGTTGCCGTCATAACACTCATCAATCCTCCCGTCAATTCTCTATCCTTCGACG TGCTATACAATCTCAAAAGTAATTACGAGGAGGCCTTGAGCAGGAATGATGTTAAAGCTATTGTTATTACTG GTGCAAAGGGGAGGTTCTCTGGTGGCTTTGATATATCTGGTTTTGGTGAAATGCAGAAGGGGAATG TCAAAGAGCCAAAGGCTGGTTACATTTCGATTGACATCATAACCGACTTGCTTGAAG CTGCTAGGAAACCGTCTGTCGCTGCCATTGATGGACTTGCCTTGGGAGGAGGATTAGAACTTGCTATG GCTTGTCATGCTAGGATATCAGCTCCTGCTGCACAGTTAGGCTTGCCTGAGCTGCAACTTGGTGTTATTCCTGGTTTTGGAG GAACGCAGCGTCTCCCGCGTCTTGTTGGTCTCACCAAAGCCcttgaaatgattttg ACATCTAAGCCAGTTAAAGCTGAGGAAGGTCATTCTTTGGGTCTTATTGATGCTGTGGTGCCACCTGCGGAGTTAGTAACCACTGCTCGTCGCTGGGCCCTTGACATAGTCGGGAGGAGAAAACCATGGGTATCTAGTGTTTCCAAGACTGATAAGTTACCTCCTCTTGGAGAGGCAAGGGAGATACTGACGTTTGCCAAGGCACAGACACTCAAGCGTGCCCCCAATATGAAACACCCTTTAATGTGCCTTGACGCTATTGAAGTAGGTATTGTTTCTGGTCCAAGGGCTGGTTTAGAAAAG GAAGCTGAAGTCGCCTCACAAGTGGTAAAACTGGATACCACCAAAGGCTTGATCCACGTCTTCTTTTCTCAGCGAGGAACTGCTAAG GTTCCTGGAGTTACTGATCGTGGGTTGGTGCCAAGGAAGATTAAGAAGGTAGCCATAATTGGAGGCGGGTTGATGGGATCTGGAATAGCTACTGCGTTGATCCTAAGTAACTATCCAGTGATTCTCAAGGAGGTAAATGAGAAATTCCTGGAGGCTGGAATTGGCAGAGTTAAAG CTAATCTCCAGAGCCGTGTAAGGAAGGGAAGCATGTCTCAGGAAAAGTTTGAGAAAACCATGTCTCTCCTTAAGGGTTCTCTTGATTATGAAAGCTTTAGAGATGTGGACATGGTCATTGAG GCTGTTATTGAGAATATATCTTTGAAGCAACAAATTTTTGCTGATCTGGAGAAATACTGTCCTCAGCATTGTATCCTTGCTAGCAACACATCGACCATTGACTTGAACAAAATTGGGGAGCGGACCAAGTCTCAGGATCGAATTGTTGGAGCACATTTTTTCAG TCCAGCACATATCATGCCGCTACTTGAAATAGTTCGGACCAATCATACCTCTGCCCAAGTAATTGTTGACCTGTTAGATGTTGGgaagaagattaagaaaacaCCAGTTGTGGTGGGAAACTGCACAGGGTTTGCAGTGAATAGGATGTTCTTCCCTTACACACAGGCAGCTATGTTCCTTGTTGAGTGTGGAGCAGATCCATATCTAATCGACAGGGCAATCAGCAAGTTTGGAATGCCAATGGGTCCCTTCAG ACTGTGTGACCTGGTTGGATTTGGTGTGGCGATTGCAACCGCAACGCAGTTTATCGAGAACTTCTCAGAACGGACTTACAAATCAATGATTATTCCACTTATGCAAGAGGACAAGAGAGCTG gtgaagCCACTCGCAAAGGTTTCTATTTGTATGATGATAAGCGCAAGGCGAAACCTGATCCTGAGCTAAAGAAATATATCGAAAAGGCAAGAAGCATATCTGGAGTAAAGCTTGACCCTAAG TTGGCGAATTTGTCGGAGAAGGACATTATTGAAATGACATTCTTCCCAGTAGTAAACGAGGCGTGTAGGGTTTTTGCTGAAGGTATCGCTGTCAAAGCAGCAGACCTTGACATTGCTGGCATAATGGGAATGGGTTTTCCACCTTACAG AGGAGGAATCATGTTCTGGGCTGATTCCATCGGATCGAAATACATTTACTCGAGGCTGGATGAGTGGTCGAAGGCT